The genomic stretch GGTCTTTTAACTCTGGGCAACGTTTACAAAAAAGATCCATATTTTCTTAATTAagaaaaccaatttttttgaaaagatatttttacaaaaacagttGGTCTTAGGGACTTATTTCAAGAAAGTAATTGCCAATCCTTAGCTTGAAAGACCGCGACAAAACTGGCATGGAAGCCTGCAACGGTTTTCGCCCCGTATATTAAGGTCACCTATGCTTCTAGTAGATAATTTCAGAAATGACAAATGATGTACGAACAAAGTATacatttttgtcttttcttaccCGGAACGTCGCCCTCTTGTCGCACTAGTTAATCGTATACGTGTACTACAATGTTAAGTAacaagttgaaagaaaaaagttggtTATTGTTCCACCTTGCTTTTTCATTGGTCGTTTGAAATTTCATTACTTAATAACTCTGTATTCAATAAGCAGGTAGATTTTATCGCATCGACAAGTTTTTCCGAGTGGTCATCCAAAAAGTGATACCTCTGGTTACTAGggtgaaaaaatatattgaagCAAAGATTTTAATGGACGGAGAAAAAACAGGGAGGGTGAAAGAAGAATGTAAAGGGCATCATCCATTGTCACGGAAGAAGACTTGGAACAGTTCCACGTGGAATAGAAGTTCATTTAAAAAGCTTTGGAATAAAACATAAGGCAATCTAAATGGAATTCAGATTGGTCTGCTGTATTGTTATCGTTCCACCTTGTTTTTTTATTGGTCGTTTGAAATTTCATTACGTAATAATTATGTATTCAATAAACAGGTAAACTTTTTCGCACCAACAAGTTTTTACAAGTGGTTATTCAAAAAAGCGATATCTCTGGATATTAGAGTGAAAGTtgaattaaagcaaagattTTAACTGGAAAGAAACATGAAGTTTCAAAACAGCAAGAAGTCtcaactgagaaaaaaaaaggagtggAATAGGAATGTAATAAAGACATCGTTCATTGTCACGGAACAGGACTTGGGACAGTTCGAATGGAATAGAAGTTCATTTAAAAAGCTTTGGAATAAAAAATAAGGCAATCTAAATTGAATTCAGGGTGGTACTTCATACTGAAAAGTGTCAATGTTATCCAAGAAGTACTTTGCTCTTTTATGCTTAACATGAAGACACTTCAACGCGAATCTGACTCttgtaaattaataaaaatgttgttaCGATTTCAACGTTATTGTTTTTaagcaactaagataatttgcagtctgtctactttgaattgtaCATCGTTCATGGGTCTTATAAAACTGGACACCTTTTACACAAAAGATCCATATTTtcttaagaaaacaaattatttgaCAAGATATTCTGATAAAAACTGTTGGTTATAGGGacttttgaaattatttctaGTAAGTATTTGCCACCCTTTAGTTAAGACATTCACCAGCTGTAGCTGCTAAAATTGAGTTTTTAGTTTGAAAGACCGCCACAAAATTAGCATGGAAGCCAGGAACGGATTTTTCCCTGTATATCACCTATGTTTCTAGTACATAATTTTACTAATTATAAATGTACGAACAAAGtatacatttttgttttttcttaccTAGAACGTCGCCCTCTTGTCGCACTTGTTAAACTTATACGTATACCTCAATGTCTGTCAAGTAACACGTTGAAATGACAAAGTTATTGTTCCACCTTGCTTTTTCATTGGTCGTTTGAAATTTCATTACCTAATAATCATATTCAATAAACAGGTAGGTTTTCTCGCATCAACAAGTTTTTTCCGAGtggttttccaaaaaattgATACCTCTAGATACTAAAGTGaaacaataaattaaagcaaagaTTTTAACGACAGAGAAAGTGAAGTTCCAAAACATGCACGCGAGAAGTGTCAACTGAGAAAAAACAGGGAGGGTAAAAGGAGAATGTAAACTAAGCCATCATCCATTGTCACGAAAGAAGACTTGGAACAGTTCCAGATGGAATAGAAgttcttttaaaaagctttggaATAAAACATAAGGCAATCTAAATGGAATTCAGATTGGTCTGCTGTATTGAGAAGTGTCAGAATTTTCGAAGAAGTACTTTCATTACTTTTTGATGCTTAGCTAAGTCACTTCAACACGAATCACTCTGATAAAGGAtatatatagagaatacttcatggaaagtgcgggcgtacggtatttacgcacgagttgttgacgtatcagaaatctcactcgttcgctgcgctcactcgttcgatttctgatacgtcaacaactcgtgcgtaaataccgtacaaagcactttccatgtggtattgtgtttattatatatatactgaGATTTTAATTCTTGTTTATCGTCTTTAATGACAGACCAAGACAAAACTCTGTTACATGAATTCAAGTTAAAAACTCATGCAAGGATTATAACATAAACTTGAATTTCTGCCAGAAATTTAACATTACAGCAAGcaaataatgttaaaatattatttctaaacTTTAATCCGAGTCGGACTCCTCAATTCGGATTCTCTTCCACCTTTTTTCGGTGGTTTCGGTGACGGAACTCCTGTTTTGAATGGTCGGCGAGGTAGTAAGCGCATTAATGGCAATCGTAAATTGTCCTCCACTTATTACTGCTCCATCAAAAAAACTCATCGGGGTTTTACTAGTGCAAGTGCTCGCAGCAGCAGTTTCATTAGTTGCAGTAGTTACTTGTGTTTGCGACGATGCTCGGCTTAAGATGCctgatatgtttttttgttgatttaggTTCAAGCTACTATAGTTTGTTATGCTTTGCACGTTCTTGTGCCCACTTAACTGCATTATATGCGTTGGCGGAATTTCactgtcattaagtttttgaATCATGTGTTTACGAGCACTATGGTTCGTGAGTCGCTCGCTGTTGATGTTTGCTTTtgaagccattgttttcatcaaagtgtttaatttatttacaccCATAGGTGCCGACTTGAACCAGTGTTTTTTGGAGCCGTCTGTTTTCGTGTGGTTTATTCCCAAGTAGAATGGCGAATCGTCAGCCATCATGTTTTCCGGTCGTAAATTTTGTACGCCACGACAGGATCTCGTTCATCACCAGTTGAAAACATTTTCGGGGAAACTTTTCGAACGTTTGAGTCGTCTACTCCAGACCTTGTTTTTGTCTGTCTTTCATTGTAAACTAGATAGTCGTTACCTTGTGCGTCCTTACAAAGCTTTACATCTCCCCAGCACAAATCCCTATGCTCTTGACAACCACGCATTCCAAAATGAATGGTGTTGTTCAGCCAAACAGTATTCAACAATGATTCAGCAGAACAAACTccaagcaaattgttttcgtGAAGTATATCGACTTCTTCGTCCGTGATAGCCACAGCGGCTTTGTCCTTGTTGCCTCGGCCTGCTTTCTTCAGCTCTTTTTGTTTAGCCTGTAAACACTTTCTA from Porites lutea chromosome 1, jaPorLute2.1, whole genome shotgun sequence encodes the following:
- the LOC140931956 gene encoding uncharacterized protein KIAA1958-like yields the protein MNEKRFVDHDTSVEDYVESLENRNTKEKTKRDVKLLETFLRNEKNDEREVQDIEPAELNKHLAEFIRSVRRKDGEDYEPSSLRCLVSSIERHLKKNNYTKSIINDKEFELFRKCLQAKQKELKKAGRGNKDKAAVAITDEEVDILHENNLLGVCSAESLLNTVWLNNTIHFGMRGCQEHRDLCWGDVKLCKDAQGNDYLVYNERQTKTRSGVDDSNVRKVSPKMFSTGDERDPVVAYKIYDRKT